Below is a genomic region from Halogeometricum sp. S1BR25-6.
CCCGGAGTTCCTCGACGAGGTCGGCCTCCGCCTCGTTCACGAAGGCGAGGACCGCGACGGTCGCCGGTATCTGCGTCAGGCCACCGACGCCGAGGATGACGCTCGCCTTCGCGGTGGCGACGTCGCCGAACGCGGCCGCGGTTATCGGCAGGCCCAGGAAGCCGAAGTTACAGTGGTACGACTGCACGACGGCGACGCTCCGCGTCGCCGGGGAGGACGTCCGCCGGTGGACGACCCACCCGAACGCGCCGACGACGAGGAGGGAGAGCCAGAACCCGGCGATCAGGCGCGGGTCGAGTACGTCGCCGAGCGACTGACTCGACGTGGACGTGAAGACGAGCGCCGGAAGCGCGAGGTAGAACGCGAACTGCGTGAGCAGGTCCGCACGCGACTCGGTCAGGAGTCCGAGGCGGCGCCCGCTGATACCCGCGAACAGGAGGACGAGAAGATAGAGCAGGTTCGAGACGACGTCCATGTGGTCCACGTCGGCCGGCGGCCCATTTGGTCTTACGCTCCGCGGCAACCCCATCGGGCTTCGACCGTCGTCTCAGGCGTTCTCGCCGGCAACCAAGACGAACGAACGTGATGGTTCTCGCGCCGTTCTGACCGAAAAGATAGGAGAGATAGAAGAGACAGAAAAAATAGTTTTGCTGTCTTTGAGAGACGAACTGTATACTGACGGCAGCGCGGGGCGAAACGCTCGGCGGTGGAACCCGACAGTCGTCGCTCTCCGCCCGCGCTCAGTAGGCGTCGCGGAGCACTTCTTCGACGGCTTCGACCGTCGGGTCGAGTCCGTCCGGGGCGTTGGCGAGGAACGAGTCGTTCAGGATGTTCTCCGCGACCGCCTCGAACTCGGAGGGCTCCGGGCCGTCCACGTCGCGCAGACGCGACGGGAGCGACAGCGCGTCCCGAATCCGCTCGACGGCGTCGACCACCGCGGCGGCGGGATTCGCCGCTTGTCCTACGCCCAACGAATCCGCGAGCAGTTCGCGGCGGCCGTCGACCTCCTCGAACAGATACCGGAGGACGTGCGGGGCGACGACGGCGTGCGCGGCGCCCTGTTGCACGTCGTACGTGCGCGTGAGGCCGTGTCCGAACGCGTGGATGAGAGAGAGCGTCACGCCGTCGGGCCGGGAGACGCCGTACTGGACGAGCATCGTCCCCTCGACGACCGGGTCCAGCGTCTCCGCGTCCGGGTCCGAGTCGCCCTCGCCCAGTCGGCGCAGACCGGGTCCGAGCAGTCCGAGTCCGCGCGACGCCGTCGCGTCGGTCACGGGCGTCGCGTTCGACGCGTACAGCGTCTCGATACCCTTGTCGAAGCCGTTCATCGCCGACGCCGCGAGCACCCCTTTCGGCGTCGTCGCGAACAGTTCGGGGTCGTAAACGACGGCTCTGGGGGTCAGCTTCGGGTCCGCGACGCCGCCGCTCGCGGGTTCGTCGACCGGACCCGACTCGGGCGAGGCCGTCACGCCCGCGACGTTCGACATCTCCGCGCCGGCCAGCGTCGTCGGCACCGCGACGACGGGCATCAAGTCGCCGGACGGAACGGTGACGGTCCCTCGCTCGACGAGTTCCGCGCCCACCTCTTCGGGCGGTCGCTCGTCCGCCGCGAGGAGGCCAACCATCTTCGCCACGTCGAGACTGCTGCCGCCGCCGAGGCCGACGACGACGTCGGCGTCGCACTCGCGCGCGGCCGCGAGTCCGTCGTAGGCGGTGCCGAGTCGCTTCTCCGGGGTCGTCTCCGCGAACACGTCCGCCAGTCGGTCACCCAATCCTTCTCTCACGGGGTCCATCACGGCGGGCGTCTCCCCGACCGTCGACCCGCAGACGACGAGCGCACGTTCGAGACCGTGTTCTCCCAACTCCGCCGCGAGGTCGGCGGCCGCGCCGCGGCGCGAGCGAATCACGGGCGCGTCGAACTCGAACCGGTACCCGTCGCTCATCTGTTCTGCCCTCCTGTTCCGCCTCGATTCCGGCGGGCCGGCGCGGCCGTTCCGAACTCGGGCCGACTCCGCGGCCGGTCGCGCGTTCGCGGCGTTGTGGTCGTCACGACGCCCGATTCGGACCGCAGACGGGTATGGTTTTCCGGACGCTGACGACCCCCGGTGACACGACGCGACCGCACCCCCGACATGGGCCCGCGCGACGCACCACGGCCGACGGGCGCAGTCGTCCGTTTCTGTCCGCGTTCGAGACGACCGACGCGAACGGTTTACGTGTCGGCGAGACGGACCGGGAGGTATGGGA
It encodes:
- a CDS encoding AEC family transporter codes for the protein MDVVSNLLYLLVLLFAGISGRRLGLLTESRADLLTQFAFYLALPALVFTSTSSQSLGDVLDPRLIAGFWLSLLVVGAFGWVVHRRTSSPATRSVAVVQSYHCNFGFLGLPITAAAFGDVATAKASVILGVGGLTQIPATVAVLAFVNEAEADLVEELRGFLANPVIGALVLGFLCSAVGVSIPGVVSNGLGAVAQLALPAALLAVGASLSFDAGAVDVPTVGSVVALKMLLMPVTALVAFSLLSADVSTTRAGVLMLAMPTAISTFIYATELGGDADLASANVFATTVASVGTILLVLQFVG
- a CDS encoding iron-containing alcohol dehydrogenase family protein, with protein sequence MSDGYRFEFDAPVIRSRRGAAADLAAELGEHGLERALVVCGSTVGETPAVMDPVREGLGDRLADVFAETTPEKRLGTAYDGLAAARECDADVVVGLGGGSSLDVAKMVGLLAADERPPEEVGAELVERGTVTVPSGDLMPVVAVPTTLAGAEMSNVAGVTASPESGPVDEPASGGVADPKLTPRAVVYDPELFATTPKGVLAASAMNGFDKGIETLYASNATPVTDATASRGLGLLGPGLRRLGEGDSDPDAETLDPVVEGTMLVQYGVSRPDGVTLSLIHAFGHGLTRTYDVQQGAAHAVVAPHVLRYLFEEVDGRRELLADSLGVGQAANPAAAVVDAVERIRDALSLPSRLRDVDGPEPSEFEAVAENILNDSFLANAPDGLDPTVEAVEEVLRDAY